From Polynucleobacter paludilacus:
AGGCGTTGGTGCCGCTGCAGCCCTTTACCCCTTTATTGACAGTTTTGAGCCCTCTGAGCGCGCTAAGGCCGCTGGCGCTGCGGTTGAAATTGATATTACTGGTATGAAACCAGATGAGATGAGAACCATTGAGTGGCGCGGAAAGCCAGTTTGGGTTATTCGTCGTACTGAGGCTCAGCTAGCTGAGTTACCTCAAAATGATTCAAACCTGGCAGATCCTGAGTCTAAGCGGAATCAAGATGCTTTGACCCCGCCTTATGCGCGTAACGAATGGCGCTCGATTAAGCCTGAATACCTCGTTGTGGTGGGTATTTGCACCCATTTGGGCTGCTCACCCTCTGCAAAGTTTGACTCTGGCCCACAGCCATCCCTCCCAAATAATTGGCCAGGGGGCTTCCTTTGCCCATGTCATGGCTCCACCTTTGATATGGCAGGCCGTGTCTACAAAAATAAACCAGCCCCAGATAATCTTGAAGTACCGCCCCATATGTATTTGAGCGATACCAAGATTCTGATTGGCGATGATAAGAAGGCCTAAGGAGAGATAAATGGCATTCCACGAAAAAGAAGTTCCTGCTAACGCATCTGCTGGTGAAAAAGTACTAGCATGGGTTGACTCTCGTTTTCCATTGACGGAGACCTTTAAGAAGCATATGAGCGAGTACTACGCTCCTAAGAATCTCAATTTCTTTTACATCTTTGGCGCGCTCGCTATTGTTGTTTTAGCGATTCAGATTACAACCGGTATTTTCTTGGTGATGAACTACAAACCAGACGCTGCTAAAGCGTTTGAGTCTGTTGAATACATCATGCGCGAAGTGCCATGGGGCTGGGTCATTCGTTACATGCACTCCACTGGCGCGTCGATGTTCTTCGTCGTGGTTTACATGCACATGTTCCGTGGCTTGATCTATGGCTCCTATCGCAAGCCCCGTGAATTGATTTGGATCTTTGGTTGCGCTATTTTCTTGTGCTTAATGGGCGAGGCCTTCTTTGGATACTTGCTGCCATGGGGGCAAATGTCTTATTGGGGCGCTCAAGTGATTGTGAACTTGTTCTCCGCTATCCCATTAATTGGCCCAGACCTGTCTTTGTGGCTTCGTGGTGATTACGTAGTGGGTGATGCCACCTTGAACCGCTTCTTTGCATTCCACGTAGTTGCGATTCCATTGGTACTTATTGGTTTGGTTGCGGCACACATCATTGCTTTACATGAAGTTGGCTCTAACAATCCTGATGGCGTAGAAATTAAAAATACGCTCGATGCACAAGGCCATCCTGTTGATGGAATTCCTTTCCATCCCTTCTACTCAGTACATGATGTGATGTACTTGGGTGGTTTTTTGATGATCTTTGCCCTGATCGTATTCTTTGCTCCTGAGATGGGAGGCTACTTCTTAGAAGCCAATAATTTCATTCCTGCAAATCCATTACAAACACCTCCACACATTGCACCAGTTTGGTATTTCACACCGTTCTACTCAATGTTACGTGCAACTACCAGTAACTTCCTGTTGCCATTGTGGATTTTCTTGGCAGTGATCTTGCTGATGTTTGCAAAGATGGCTAAGGCCTGGAAGACCAAAGGAATTTGTCTGTTGATCTTGGTTGTATTGGCGGTTGGCTTTAAATTCTTAGACGCGAAGTTCTGGGGTGTGGTGATTATGGGTGGTTCAGTAGTGATCATGTTCTTCTTGCCATGGCTTGATCACTCCCCCGTGAAGTCAATTCGTTATCGCCCACAATTCCACAAATACATTTATGGAATTTTCGTTGTGAGCTTTGTGATTTTGGGTTATTTGGGTATTCAGCCACCATCGCCAACATTTGAAAAGATTTCTCAGGTCTGCACGATTTACTATCTGGGCTTTTTCTTGGGAATGCCGTTCTGGAGCAAGCTTGGCAAATTTAAGCCGGTTCCATCACGCGTAACTTTTGAAGCGCATTAATTCAGATACCAGAGAGATATTAGGAACGAGTATGAAACAGATTCTGCAAACCTTGAAAAGCCTCTGCCAAGTTAGTCTGCTAGTGGCAGCTTTGGGAGTGAGCGTTAATGCAAATGCAAACGAAGGTGGTTTTCCATTAGATGCTGCTCCAAATCGCGTAAGCAATAATGCTTCCCTGCAAAATGGCGCAAAACTTTTTGTGAACTATTGCTTTGGTTGCCACTCTGCAACTAGTGTTCGTTACAACCGGATGCGTGATATTGGTTTAGCCGATCAGCAAATTAAAGATAACTTGATTTTGACTGATGCCAAAGTTGGCGATTTGATGACAATTGCGATGTCACCAAAAGAAGCCAAAGTGTGGTTCGGCAAAGTTCCACCTGATCTTTCTGTAGAAGCTAGAGCGCGTGGTACTGATTGGCTTTATACCTACTTGCGCACTTTCTACAAAGATGACGAGCGTCCTACTGGCTGGAATAATTTGGTTTATCCAAACGTTGGTATGCCCCATGTTTTATGGCAACTTCAGGGTCAACGTGCTGCAAAGTTTGAAGAGCATAAAGATCCCCATGATGAGTCAAGAACTGAAAAAGTATTTGTTGGCTTTGATCAGTTGACGCCTGGAACAATGACGACTGCAGAATACGATGACAACATCGCAGACTTAGTATCATTCATGTCTTGGATGGCAGAACCTGTGCAGTTAGAGCGTAAGCGTCTAGGAGTAATCGTTCTATTATTCTTGGCGATCTTTACCTTGTTTGCTTGGCGCTTGAATAAGGCTTATTGGAAAGATATCCACTAAGCTGCGAACCTAATTTAAAGTGGTACTGTGAAGTGTTGATTAAGGAAATATATTTATGATGGTGTTGTACTCGGGTACTAATTGCCCATTCTCGCAACGCTGCCGTCTAGTGCTTTTTGAAAAAGGCATGGACTTTGAAATCCGTGATGTTGACTTATTTAATAAGCCAGAAGATATCTCGGTTATGAACCCCTATGGCCAAGTTCCTATCTTGGTTGAGCGTGATCTGATTTTGTATGAATCGAACATCATCAATGAATATATTGACGAGCGCTTTCCTCATCCACAATTGATGCCGCCTGATCCTGTAGCCCGTGCTCGTGCCCGTCTCTTCCTCTTTAATTTTGAGAAAGAGTTGTTTGTACACGTTGCCGCTTTGGAAAATGAAAAAGGCAAGGCTGCTGAAAAGATTCACGAGAAAGCCCGTCTGGCTATTCGTGATCGCTTGACTCAGCTAGCCCCCATTTTTGTTAAGAATAAATATATGCTGGGCGAAGAGTTTTCCATGCTCGACGTAGCGATTGCGCCATTGCTATGGCGTCTTGAGCACTACGGCATTGATCTCTCCAGAAATGCTGCACCCCTCTTGAAATATGCTGAGCGTATCTTTAGTAGACCTGCTTACATCGAGGCCTTAACGCCTTCAGAGAAGGTTATGCGCCGCTAAGCGGTTCATTTGTCAGAGCAGATCAATATGTCTGACATTCCAAGTAATAAGCCCTACTTAATCCGTGCACTACATCAGTGGTGTGCGGATTTTGGTTTTACCCCTTTTATAGCGGTTTTTGTGGATCAAAACGTAGAAGTACCAATGGAGTTCGTGAAGAAGGACGAGATTGTCCTCAATCTCTCTGTGGATGCCTGTCATAACCTACAGATTGAGAACGACTGGATCAGCTTTCAGGCAAGGTTTGGTGGAGTGCCCAAGAAGATTTTGGTGCCAATAAGCCATGTTCTAGCTATCTATGCACGGGAAAATGGCCAGGGAATGTCTTTCCCATTTGATCCCAGTCAGTCAAAAACCCAAAACAGACCCAGCGAGCAGGTGGATAGTCATGAGCCTCCTAAGCCCAAACGCCCAAGTTTAAAGATTGTGAAATAGCTTACTAAAAAGGTAAATAATGGGTTTGTATATCCAAGATGTTAAGAGATATTTTGGTCTCAATAATCTAGATGAAAAGATAGAAAAGTATTGTGATTTCGATGGAGGCTACTTTGTTGAGCTTGGCGCCAATAATGGCATCCACCAGTCAAATACGCTATATTTCGAAAGGTATAGAAATTGGAAGGGTCTATTGGTAGAGCCCACACTGCACAACTATTTGGCGTGCCGACAGAATCGGAGTAGACAAACTCACTTGTTTTGCAACGCATGCGTATCTTTTGACTATAAGGATAAATTTGTCGAAATTATTTACTCAAATTTAATGACAATTTCGGTAGGTCTGGAATCTGATATTGCATGCCCAAAAGAGCATGCAGCAGAAGGTAAGAGGTTTTTAGGGCAATTTGAGGAAAATGTAACTTTTGGAGCTATTGCCAGACCATTGAATGACTTGCTAATAGAGGCAGGCTCTCCCTATTCAATAGATTTGCTTTCCTTGGATGTTGAGGGGGCAGAGATTGAGGTTCTTAAGGGGATTAATCATGACAAATTCAAATTTCGCTACATGGTCATAGAGAGCAGAAGTTTTGATAAGTTGAAGGCGTATTTAGAGTCAAACGGCTATCAGTATCTTGATCGCCTATCTGATTGGGATTATTTATTCAAGTTAGCCATTTAGTTTAGATGCTAAAATAATTTAAATTAACGCCCCTTTAGCTCATCTGGTAGAGCAACTGATTTGTAATCAGTAGGTGGTCTGTTCGAGTCGGACAAGGGGCACCACTTATTTAGTTGGATAAGTCTCAAAAAGTTTTAGCAATGGGCTATCAGGAATTTTTGCATTCAAATACTGAAAAGCTCTGCACAGATTTGGTTTTTCTTTATAGTCCTTCAGAGTCGCAGCTAAAAGACCTTTCATATTCTCTTTGGAGCAATTTTCAAGATATGCGCACATTGTCCACGGAGATCCGATCCTAGGAACTATGTCATTTGCGAATCTGATGAGCTCAGTTTCTCTAATAAAAAATGGAAAATTGTCTGCACGGTGAAATCCAAATGCTTTCTTATTTACCGGTCCCGCTTCGTGTGAAAATTTAGTAGCAAGTTCTTTAGGCGCAAAAAGTACACCATGCTCTTCAAGTAAGGTTTTTTTGTGGCAGCACAAGAGGACATCCTCAGGTTGATCGAATGGGTTTTTTAAGTCGACAGAAATTTTTAATTCACTAATTTTTTCAAGTAATTTTCTGGAGCGGAGACTAAACCCCCCGTTCCCAACCCACCCCACTTCGTCACAGGGGGCGCCAATATAGTCATAATCTAAAAAATTGGGCAACCAAGAGTTGATATTTATAGGAAATCCATCCCACTGAAATACTAATACATGACTGTCTTTAATAATAGGCGGGAGATTTTGGAGGATGATCTGACTGTATTCATTATTGGATTTTATAGGCTCAATTTCTATATAGTTAACATTAGGGCACTCTGTAAATGGCTTATCCGAGAAGGTAAAAATTTCGTTAATAAATGGCAGAGACTGCACTATTTTGATAGCAGTAGAGGCAAATTTTTTATTAGGATATGTATCAACAATCGCAGCCGATATTTTAGGCATGGCATTACTTTCAGATATTAATTTTAAGCACCAGTATTCACTTATATCTTAATTAAGAATTAAAATTTCTCAAATGGTTTAACCCCGGTGATATCTAGAGTTCCGACTAATGTTTCGTCCATTACCCAATTAAAGTAATCCGCCAAGCGTATTGGGAAATTGGTATTGCCTTGCAATCTCTCCCAATTAGCCAAAGCCCCTTTATATCCGTAGTAACTTTCTTTGAATGTGAGTTGACTTGGGGTGACATAAGCAAAATGTTGGAATACAAGACCTTTGGCTTCCGTTTCCTCGTGGCTAAATACTCCGCGATTCATTACTGGTTTTACTTTCCCGCTGAAATCTCGCTCTACGAGAGTCGGAGGCTCGTGGGCTGCCCAAAAGAAATGCGGCTTAAAGCGCCAAGTTCTTTGCCATTCAAAGTTTGGATTATTTGCATAGCCATATCTAGTTAATATCAGTAAATTGGGTCCAACAAAGTAATGACACCAATAGAATGCGGCAAATTTTTTAGGTTGATCTTGAAACATCTGGTGTGCGGCGATAATTTGATTCACAGACCAGAATTCATCAACATCAATTTGCCATAAGATGCACTCTTTTTTGATTGATTTCAATGGCGCGTTTACCATTTCTAGCTTGCCATCCCAGAACTTACCCGCTGGTTTTCTATAAACAGAAATTTGCTTTGGATAAAGGGTCTTTAGTTGGTCAATATATTCACTGGTTCCATCGATACTGCGCCCATCTTGATGAAGTAATTCAGGAATCTTACCCCCGGCAGCCAATGACCAGGCGGTATCATGTTTCAGCTCCGCAATTCCCTCTACGATATGCCAATGCCATTTCATTGGAAGACTTATAAAAGTATCAATATGCTTCTCAATAAATGGTTGACCATTGATGACTATGGTGAAGAAGTGTATTTCAAGGTTATTCAATATAATATCCGATAATCAGTTTATTAAGCTATTTTAGTATCTAAAAAACATATGGATCCTAACTCAATAACTCATCAGAAACGCGTAATTTTTGCTGGTATCGCCAGAGACTGCGAAAAATTTCTTCCTAATGTGCTCGAGGAAATAAGTTCCCTCTCAGAGATTTTTATAGATTCAGCATTTATTTTTCTTGAAAATGACTCACAAGACTTAACTAAGAAAATCTTAAATGATTGGGGCCAGAGCAAGAATAACTTTACATTGTTGAACATGGATGGGCTTGGGCAGTTGCCGATTCGCACCCTTAGGCTGGAATATTTACGAAATACTTATATTGAATTTATTAAGAAAAATGATGTAATCAGCAATTTCGATTACTTACTAACGCTTGATATGGATGACGTCAACACTGAAGGTTTAAACATTGATAGATTTATAGAGTCAGTCCAATTTCTTGATGCGGCTGCAGATAGAGCTGCGGTCTTTGCGAACCAAGAGGGTATTTATTACGATATGTGGGCGCTCAGACATAAAGAGCTATGTCCCGGCGATATATGGGAAGAGGCCCTTGATTTTGTTGATAAGTTCAAGTTATCGGATGTGGAGGCCTACCAAAAAACGTTCCGGAAGCGAATTTTATCTTTTGACAAAAATAGGGATTTCGTTGAAGTAGATTCTGCTTTTGGGGGAATTGGCATTTATAAGCTTTCTTATGTGTTAAATAATCCAAACCCATACCTCGGATCAAAAGTAAAAGTTTTAATGTCGGCCGATAAAAAAGTGTTGATCAGTAGGATGCAGGTTTGTGAGCATGTTCATTTCCATCGGGGGATCCGAGCAATTGGCGGAAAGCTTTTTATTAATCCGGCACTAATAAATTTTAAGAACAAAAATGAAAATTTTAATCCCTCATTTTTTAGAAGTTTACTTTTCTAATTTTTCTTTATTGGTCTCAGGAAGCCAAAAAAAAGCGATTACGCAGGCAAGTAACAATAAGATAGCCGGATAATAAAGTCCACCAACCTGGCTAGTGAGTCTGTGATTTATCCAAGCCACAATAAAGGGGAGCATTCCTCCTATCCAACCTGCAGCTAAGTTATGCGGAAATGTTGCGGCACTGCTTCTGGACTTCGCTGGAAATAATTCAGTCAAGATGGCTGCTTGAGGTCCTCCGAGGAGGCCTAAAATTAAAGACAAGCCCAACATAATGCAACCAATTATGTTGATATCTTGCTGAGTTAAAGGTAGATGAGATCCAATCGTTTCTATCATCCAAAACGCCGGAAGAATTAGCAGGGCCCCTAAAGCGAGGCCACAAGTAATTATTGGTTTTCTCCCAACCTGGTCTGATAGCCATCCAGCAAAAATAATGGATAGCACTAAGAAAAGAGTTGATAGGACGCTTAATTGATCAACGAGTTCTGCTGAAAGTCTGACAGTTGTTTTGAGGAAAATGGGTAAATAAATTTGTGCGCAGAAAAAAAGTATTGCCCCAGCCCCAGAAACGCAGAAAAAAAGCAAAAACATTCTCTTGCGAATTTCTGAATCTTTGAAATTATTGAGTAGTTGCCCCTCCGTTTTTAAATCTTTTGTTTTTAATTCCTCAAAGATTGGAGTCTCTTCCAAAGTCTTCCGGAAATAGATTGCGAGCAAGAGCAATAAGAAGGATATGAAAAATGGAATACGCCATCCCCAGGCCTGAAATTCTTCTGGGGACAGCCATTGCTGAAGAAATGTGATTTGTAAAGTCGAGGCAAGGATGCCAAATGGCCCCATGAGTTGTAAAAAGCTCGTTTTGAAACCCCGATTTTTTTCTCCAGCATGCTCAGCCAGAAAGATTGCTCCCCCACCAATTTCTCCGCCAGCAGAAAATCCCTGCAAAATTCGAAGGCTGACCAAAAGAATGGGGGCCCAGATGCCAATTTCAGAGTAAATCGGTAAAAAGCCAACTAAAAGCGTCGCTAGACCCATGATCGAGATGGTGATCATGAATACCGGCTTACGACCAATCCGGTCACCCAAAGAGCCAAAGAATGCTGCTCCAATCGGTCTGACTATCATTCCCACCCCAAAGGTTGCAAGACTGGGTAAAAGACTGGCGGAGGGGTCATTCGAGGGGAAGAAAAGAGGCCCAAAAGTCACGGCTAGGGCACCAAAGGTTAAAAAGTCGTACCACTCCAAAAAAGTCCCAAAACAAGCCGCAAGAACGGTTTTAAGGTAACTTTGTGGCTTCTTATCTATATATAAGTTGTTGTTTATATTCAATTTTTCTTAATTTAATCTATATTTGTTGCAAAGCAGCAAAAAGTTCTTGATTTGTCATTATTGTTTAGATATAGTTCTATGGTGCAGTGCAATATTTAAAGTTTTCAAGCGCATTAAATGCACTTAATAGATTAGTTGCACCACTTAATTACTGGAGAAATAAATGAACCAAGAACAAATCGCAGCTCAATTGTCCCAAATTAACAGCAAAGGCCTCGAGGCTACATTTTCTTTGAGCGAAGCTGCTCTTGAGAATGCTCAAAAATTGGCTGAGTTGAACTATGCAGCATCTAAAGATGCATTAGTGAATGCACAAGACGGTATTCAGCAAGTTTTGAATGCTAAAGATCCAAAGCAAGTTACTGAGATTATCAGTGCTGATGCATTGCAAGCTGCTGGTACACAAGCTGTTGCTTACCAGCGTAAAGTGACTAAAGTATTGCGTGATAGCAATAAAGAACTCGCAAGCGTAATCGAAGCCAATATTGATCAATTGCAAAATGGTTTCCAAGAGTGGGTTAACACTGTTTCCGCTAATGCTCCTGCAGGTTCTGATGCATTCTTGTCAACATTCAAGACTGTATACGGCAGCGCATTGCAAGGTTTTGAACAGTTCCGCTCTGCAAGCAAAGAAGCTTTTGCAACTGCAGAAAAAACTGCTGAGCAAGCAATCGATGCTGTTCAAGGTCAGATCACTCAAGTGAAAAAAGCTGCTCCTGCAACACGTGCACGCAAAGCTGCTTAATTGCTAAAGCAATAACTAGTATTGAGTTTCAAGAAAGCCCGCTGTAGCAATATGGCGGGCTTTTTATTTGCTTATTCAGCGTCATCAGCTGATTCAAGCAGAGGCGAAGCAAGATTTTTGCTAGGCTTTACACCCAGTTCACGCACCTTTTCAGCGGAGCGGATTAAATTCCCTTTGCCAGACTTCAGCTTATTGAAGGCATCGTGATAGCTTGTTTGTGCTTGGTCCAAACGTTGACCGAGTTTTTCAAGATCATCTACAAAGTTCACAAACTTATCGTATAGATTGCCGCATTGCTTAGCGATCTCCAGGGCGTTACGATTCTGATGATCTTGCCTCCATAGATGGGCAACAGTTCTCAGTGTGGCCATGAGCGTGCTTGGGCAGACCAGCACAATATTCTTAGCAAGCGCCTCTTGGTAGAGGTTTGGTGCTGTCTTCAGGGCCAATAAGAAAGCAGGTTCGACGGGCACAAACATCAGCACAAAATCGACAGAACCAATGCCATACAGGGAGCTATAGTTCTTTGCAGAAAGTCCCTGAATATGTTGACGCAAGGACTGAATATGGGCCGCGAGTTCTTGCTCAGCAATGACGGGGTCAGTACTTTCAGCATGGCGGGCATAAGCAGTAATGGAGACCTTGCTATCCACGACAAGGCTGCGACCTTCTGGTAATTTCACTACAACGTCAGGTTGAAGGCGTGAACCATCGGTAAGGGTATGGCTATCTTGCACTAAATACTCTTCGCCTTTACGCAGGCCAGAAGATTCTAAGATCGACTCTAGAACGAGCTCACCCCAGTTACCTTGAACTTTAGAGTCACCCTTGAGTGCTTGCGTGAGGGAGCGAGTCTCATCGGACATTTTGAGATTCAGATTAGCAAGACGTTCTATCTCACTCTTTAAGGCAAAGCGCTCGCGTGCTTCATTGCCATAAGAAGTGTTGACCTGTTCTTTAAATTCAGTGAGTTTGGTTTGTAATGGCTTCAGGAGGGCATCTAAGCTAGCTGCATTCTGTTCGGTAAATCGCTTGGATTTATCTTCCAGAATCTCATTAGCTAAATTCTTGAACTGACTGGTCAGAGCCTCTTTGGCTTCATTGAGAGATTCAATTCGTCCTTGGCTCTGTTTACGCTCTGAATCGAGTTCAGCCTCGAGCCGAATGGCTTTTTGAATGGCCTGATCCCGTTCTTGCTGAACGCCGGTAAATTGTTGAAGTGCGGCGCGTAGACTAAATATGTAGACCAATAGGCCTACACAAATTCCAAAGGCTAGGCCTAATAAAAGAAGAGTATCTAAGCTCAAATTCAAGTTAGAGTCAATTAGGCTTTAACGAGCTTTTGAAGTTCGCCGCTTTGGAACATTTCTGTCAGGATGTCAGAGCCGCCAATGAATTCACCATGGATATAGAGTTGGGGAATCGTCGGCCAATTAGCATATTGCTTAATCCCTTGACGAATATTTTCATCATCAAATACGTTTACTGTGTGCAGATTCTCAACCCCGGCTGCCTTCAAAATATTGATGGCATTTCCGGAGAAGCCGCATTGAGGAAATTGGGCAGTGCCCTTCATAAAAAGAACGACTGGGTGTGAGCTAACAATTTCTTTAATCTTTGCTTGGGTGTCCATGATGGTCTTTCTTGAATCTATTAGGATGAGTTGATTTTAAAGCTTTATCGAAAAAGGGCGCCAAAGCAGTTTAAGTAAAAACCTTATTTTCTGGCAGTGCAGACCCTGGGATTGCCAGCTAAATCGACATGGTTCTGAATACTCCTCAATCCAGCTTCAGCCATGATCTCCATTACGGCAGCGCTCTGATCAAAGCCATGTTCAACCGCAAGTAGCCCTTCAGGTCTAAGATGAGCGGGGGCGCCAAAAATAATGGCCTTTAAGCAGTTTAAGCCGTCAAAGTGATCGCTTAGGGCGGACTGAGGCTCAAAGCGCAAGTCTCCTTGGCCCAGATGAATATCCCCTTTAGCGATATATGGGGGGTTGCTGACGATGACGTCAAATTGATCATTGCCTTCAAGTGCTTGATACCAAGACCCTTGCTTGAAATTGACTCTTTTATCTAATTTGAGATTTCGGGCATTTTGCTGGGCAATCTGTAAGGCTGCTATGGATTGGTCGGTCGCAGTGACCACGGCATTATTTGCCGAGTGGGCGATTGCCAATGCAATAGCGCCTGAACCAGTTCCTAGATCGAGAACTGTTACGGTTCCTGCAACTTGTTTGATTGCATCTAAGGCGAGATCAACTAACAGTTCAGTTTCTGGCCTTGGAATCAAAACCCCTGGCGCAACAGTCAGCTCAATCTCATGAAACCCTTTTTTACCGATGAGATAAGCAATCGGCTCTCCCGCCAATCTTTTCGACTCTAAGGTTTTCCAATCACTCAAGGCAATTGGGCTGAGCGCTAAATCATCTTGAGAGAGCAGAGCACTACGAGGGAGTTGATAGTGCTTATTAATCACATCAGCCAACAAAATACGAGCTTCATTAGCAGGCAGTAGGCTCGAGCCAAGTAAAGCGCGAATTGAGTATTCTGCGCTCATCAGTAATTAGTTATCGCCTAAGGCTGCTAAGAGTTCGGCTTGGTGTTCAGATGCCAGAGCATTACACAGATCATCTAGATCACCATCCATCATGGCATCAATTTTATAGAGCGTGAGATTGATGCGGTGGTCGGTAATCCGACCTTGCGGGAAGTTGTAGGTCCGAATACGATCACTGCGATCACCCGAGCCAATCAGAGACTTACGCGTTTGTGCTTCAAGCTGATGCTTCTCGCGTTGCCGCGCATCCATAATGCGGGATACCAAGACCTTCATGGCCTGCTCTCTATTGCGATGCTGACTGCGATCATCCTGGCATTCAACTACTGTCCCAGTTGGTAAGTGGGTAATCCGGACTGCCGAGTCGGTCTTATTAATATGCTGACCGCCTGCACCAGATGCTCTGAAAGTATCAATACGCAGTTCAGCGGGATTGATTTTGACGGCTTCCAATTCATCTGCCTCCGGCATCACAGCTACAGTGCAGGCTGACGTATGAATGCGTCCCTGCGTTTCGGTTTGGGGAACTCGCTGAACACGATGACCGCCGGATTCAAACTTCAGCCTTGAGTAGACTGACTGTCCAACCAGGCGGAGCACGACTTCTTTGTAGCCACCCAAGTCTGACTCAGCTGAACTGACTACCTCGACTTTCCAGCCCTGTCTTTCTGCGAAGCGCGTGTACATTCTGAGTAGGTCTCCTGCAAAGAGGGCGCTTTCGTCACCACCAGTACCCGCTCTAATTTCTAAGAAGACATTACGCTCATCATTTTCATCTTTAGGCAACAAGAGTTTTTGTAAGACAGCCTCCAGCTCTGCCATCGTTGCTAAAGCTCTTTTTTGCTCTTCATCTGCAAAGTCTTTCATTTCAGGATCTTTACGCATTTCTTCTGCCGCCTCAGAATCCGCTTCAGCTTGTTTATAAAGA
This genomic window contains:
- the petA gene encoding ubiquinol-cytochrome c reductase iron-sulfur subunit, encoding MIDKPSMDKDRRNWLIATSAVGGVGAAAALYPFIDSFEPSERAKAAGAAVEIDITGMKPDEMRTIEWRGKPVWVIRRTEAQLAELPQNDSNLADPESKRNQDALTPPYARNEWRSIKPEYLVVVGICTHLGCSPSAKFDSGPQPSLPNNWPGGFLCPCHGSTFDMAGRVYKNKPAPDNLEVPPHMYLSDTKILIGDDKKA
- a CDS encoding cytochrome b, translated to MAFHEKEVPANASAGEKVLAWVDSRFPLTETFKKHMSEYYAPKNLNFFYIFGALAIVVLAIQITTGIFLVMNYKPDAAKAFESVEYIMREVPWGWVIRYMHSTGASMFFVVVYMHMFRGLIYGSYRKPRELIWIFGCAIFLCLMGEAFFGYLLPWGQMSYWGAQVIVNLFSAIPLIGPDLSLWLRGDYVVGDATLNRFFAFHVVAIPLVLIGLVAAHIIALHEVGSNNPDGVEIKNTLDAQGHPVDGIPFHPFYSVHDVMYLGGFLMIFALIVFFAPEMGGYFLEANNFIPANPLQTPPHIAPVWYFTPFYSMLRATTSNFLLPLWIFLAVILLMFAKMAKAWKTKGICLLILVVLAVGFKFLDAKFWGVVIMGGSVVIMFFLPWLDHSPVKSIRYRPQFHKYIYGIFVVSFVILGYLGIQPPSPTFEKISQVCTIYYLGFFLGMPFWSKLGKFKPVPSRVTFEAH
- a CDS encoding cytochrome c1: MKQILQTLKSLCQVSLLVAALGVSVNANANEGGFPLDAAPNRVSNNASLQNGAKLFVNYCFGCHSATSVRYNRMRDIGLADQQIKDNLILTDAKVGDLMTIAMSPKEAKVWFGKVPPDLSVEARARGTDWLYTYLRTFYKDDERPTGWNNLVYPNVGMPHVLWQLQGQRAAKFEEHKDPHDESRTEKVFVGFDQLTPGTMTTAEYDDNIADLVSFMSWMAEPVQLERKRLGVIVLLFLAIFTLFAWRLNKAYWKDIH
- a CDS encoding glutathione S-transferase N-terminal domain-containing protein, which translates into the protein MMVLYSGTNCPFSQRCRLVLFEKGMDFEIRDVDLFNKPEDISVMNPYGQVPILVERDLILYESNIINEYIDERFPHPQLMPPDPVARARARLFLFNFEKELFVHVAALENEKGKAAEKIHEKARLAIRDRLTQLAPIFVKNKYMLGEEFSMLDVAIAPLLWRLEHYGIDLSRNAAPLLKYAERIFSRPAYIEALTPSEKVMRR
- a CDS encoding ClpXP protease specificity-enhancing factor codes for the protein MSDIPSNKPYLIRALHQWCADFGFTPFIAVFVDQNVEVPMEFVKKDEIVLNLSVDACHNLQIENDWISFQARFGGVPKKILVPISHVLAIYARENGQGMSFPFDPSQSKTQNRPSEQVDSHEPPKPKRPSLKIVK
- a CDS encoding FkbM family methyltransferase, which encodes MGLYIQDVKRYFGLNNLDEKIEKYCDFDGGYFVELGANNGIHQSNTLYFERYRNWKGLLVEPTLHNYLACRQNRSRQTHLFCNACVSFDYKDKFVEIIYSNLMTISVGLESDIACPKEHAAEGKRFLGQFEENVTFGAIARPLNDLLIEAGSPYSIDLLSLDVEGAEIEVLKGINHDKFKFRYMVIESRSFDKLKAYLESNGYQYLDRLSDWDYLFKLAI
- a CDS encoding DUF5672 family protein, with the protein product MPKISAAIVDTYPNKKFASTAIKIVQSLPFINEIFTFSDKPFTECPNVNYIEIEPIKSNNEYSQIILQNLPPIIKDSHVLVFQWDGFPININSWLPNFLDYDYIGAPCDEVGWVGNGGFSLRSRKLLEKISELKISVDLKNPFDQPEDVLLCCHKKTLLEEHGVLFAPKELATKFSHEAGPVNKKAFGFHRADNFPFFIRETELIRFANDIVPRIGSPWTMCAYLENCSKENMKGLLAATLKDYKEKPNLCRAFQYLNAKIPDSPLLKLFETYPTK
- a CDS encoding MFS transporter — translated: MNINNNLYIDKKPQSYLKTVLAACFGTFLEWYDFLTFGALAVTFGPLFFPSNDPSASLLPSLATFGVGMIVRPIGAAFFGSLGDRIGRKPVFMITISIMGLATLLVGFLPIYSEIGIWAPILLVSLRILQGFSAGGEIGGGAIFLAEHAGEKNRGFKTSFLQLMGPFGILASTLQITFLQQWLSPEEFQAWGWRIPFFISFLLLLLAIYFRKTLEETPIFEELKTKDLKTEGQLLNNFKDSEIRKRMFLLFFCVSGAGAILFFCAQIYLPIFLKTTVRLSAELVDQLSVLSTLFLVLSIIFAGWLSDQVGRKPIITCGLALGALLILPAFWMIETIGSHLPLTQQDINIIGCIMLGLSLILGLLGGPQAAILTELFPAKSRSSAATFPHNLAAGWIGGMLPFIVAWINHRLTSQVGGLYYPAILLLLACVIAFFWLPETNKEKLEK
- a CDS encoding phasin family protein, encoding MNQEQIAAQLSQINSKGLEATFSLSEAALENAQKLAELNYAASKDALVNAQDGIQQVLNAKDPKQVTEIISADALQAAGTQAVAYQRKVTKVLRDSNKELASVIEANIDQLQNGFQEWVNTVSANAPAGSDAFLSTFKTVYGSALQGFEQFRSASKEAFATAEKTAEQAIDAVQGQITQVKKAAPATRARKAA